A genomic region of Microtus ochrogaster isolate Prairie Vole_2 chromosome 15, MicOch1.0, whole genome shotgun sequence contains the following coding sequences:
- the A4galt gene encoding lactosylceramide 4-alpha-galactosyltransferase, whose product MFKPPDCLLRVLRGTPRQRVFTLFIISFKFTFLVSVMIYWHTVGAPEDQGRHNSLPVDFPCPELAFRGILAPGNIFFLETSDRTKPSFLFMCSVESAARAHPESQIVVLMKGLHRYKSGLPRNLGISLLRCFRNVQIQPLDLKELFRDTPLAAWYLEVQKSWEPYLLPVLSDASRIALLWKFGGIYLDTDFIVLKNLRNLTNTLGVQSQYVLNGAFLAFERHHDFLALCIRDFVDHYNGWIWGHQGPQLLTRVFKKWCSIRSLKESHTCRGVTALPPEAFYPIPWQNWKKYFEDISPEELARLLNATYAVHVWNKKSQGTHLEATSRALLAQLHARYCPTTHEAMKMYL is encoded by the coding sequence ATGTTCAAGCCTCCCGACTGCCTGCTGAGGGTGCTCCGGGGCACCCCCAGACAACGGGTCTTCACTCTCTTTATTATCAGCTTCAAGTTCACATTCCTCGTCTCCGTCATGATCTACTGGCACACTGTGGGGGCACCCGAGGACCAAGGACGACACAATAGCCTGCCAGTGGACTTCCCCTGCCCCGAGCTGGCCTTTCGTGGCATCCTTGCCCCAGGCAACATCTTCTTCCTAGAGACCTCAGACAGGACCAAACCTagctttctgtttatgtgttctgTGGAGTCGGCCGCCAGAGCACACCCAGAGTCCCAGATAGTGGTGCTCATGAAGGGGCTTCATAGGTACAAGTCAGGCCTGCCTCGGAACCTTGGCATCTCTCTCCTGAGATGCTTCCGCAATGTCCAGATACAACCTCTGGACCTGAAGGAGCTGTTTCGGGACACACCTTTGGCAGCCTGGTACTTGGAGGTGCAGAAAAGCTGGGAGCCCTACCTGCTGCCGGTACTATCTGATGCCTCTAGGATCGCGCTCCTCTGGAAGTTCGGTGGCATCTACCTGGACACAGATTTCATCGTCCTCAAGAACTTGAGGAACCTGACGAACACGCTGGGTGTCCAATCCCAATACGTCCTTAACGGGGCCTTCCTAGCCTTTGAGCGCCACCATGACTTCTTGGCGCTGTGTATACGTGACTTTGTGGACCACTACAATGGTTGGATTTGGGGCCACCAGGGCCCCCAACTGCTCACCCGAGTCTTTAAGAAATGGTGCTCCATCCGCAGCCTGAAGGAAAGCCACACTTGCCGAGGAGTTACTGCCCTGCCCCCTGAGGCCTTCTACCCCATCCCCTGGCAGAACTGGAAGAAATACTTTGAAGACATCAGCCCCGAAGAGCTGGCCCGGCTGCTCAATGCCACCTATGCTGTTCACGTGTGGAACAAGAAAAGTCAGGGTACACACCTTGAGGCCACGTCCAGGGCTCTGCTGGCCCAGCTCCATGCCCGCTACTGCCCCACAACACACGAAGCCATGAAGATGTACTTGTGA